Genomic window (Streptomyces sp. TG1A-60):
CGGCCGTCCTCCCCGGTGTCGCGCTGTTCGCCGTGGGCCGGTGGATGGAGGAACCGGCCGTGCAGGCGTGGCGGACTGTCTGTCTGTCCATCGCCGTGCAGGCGCTGCCGTTCCTGCTGCTCGGTACGGCCCTGTCGGGTGCCATCAACGCGTTCGTGCCTGCGCGGGTGTTCACCCGGTTGCTGCCCCGCAAGCCGGCGCTCGCGGTGCCGGTCGCCGGTGCCGCCGGCGTGGTGCTGCCCGGCTGTGAGTGCGCGTCGGTGCCGGTCGCGAGCAGCCTGATCGGCCGGGGGGTCAACCCGGCCGCCGCCTTCGCGTTCCTGCTGTCGGCGCCCGCCGTCAACCCGATCGTCCTGACCTCCACGGCCGTTGCCTTCCCCGGCAGCCCCGCCATGGTGCTGGCCCGGCTGCTCGCCTCGCTCGTCACCGCCGCGGCGATGGGCTGGCTGTGGCTCTGGCTGGGCCGCGCGGAATGGCTCAAGCCGGTCGCGCGGCACACGGGACACCGGCCCGGACACAGCCGCTGGAACGAGTTCCGGCTCGGCTTCCAGCACGACTTCCTGCACGCGGGCGGCTTCCTCGTCGTCGGCGCCATGGCCGCGGCCACCTTCAACGTGCTCGTCCCGCGCTCCGTGCTCGACACCTTCGCCGACTCGCCCTGGCTGTCGGTCCTGTTCCTCGCCGCGCTCGCCATCCTCCTCTCCGTGTGCTCCGAGGCCGACGCCTTCGTCGCCGCGTCCCTCACCGGCTTCTCACCCACCGCCCGGCTCACGTTCATGGTCGTCGGCCCGATGGTCGACCTGAAGCTGATCGCCCTCCAGACGGGCACTTTCGGCCGGGCCTTCGCGTTCCGCTTCTCCGCCGCGACGGTCGTCGTCGCGGTCACCGCCAGCGTCCTGATCGGAGCCGTACTGCTGTGAGACGACCCCTGCAGGCGCTCCTTCTCCTCCTCAGCGGCCTCGGCCTCCTCCACGCCACGCTCCTCACCGACCACTACCTCAGATACGTCAAGGAGGGCATGTACCCCTTCCTCGTCGCCTCGGGAGTGCTGCTGCTCCTGCTGGGTGGGCTGGAGGCATGGTCGGTGTGGCGGCCGGAAGGGACGAACGCGCACGAGACCCACGAGGGTGACCAGGAGGGGGAGGGGAGCGACCACGGTCATGACCACTCCACCCCGCCCCGCGTCGCCTGGCTGCTGTTCCTCCCCGCGCTGAGCCTGCTCTTCTACGCCCCGCCGGCCATCGGCGCGTACACCGCCTCCCGGGAGGCCCCCAAGGCGGTGGCGGTCACGGAGCAGGACGGCTTCGACCCCCTGCCGACGACCTCACCGCTCCCGATGACCCTCACCGACTTCACGCGCCGGGTGCAGCAGGACCGTGACCGGGCGATCGACGGCCGTACGGTCCTGATGACCGGCTTCGTCACCCCGGACACGGAGGGCGCCGACGGCGAAGGCGGCTGGTACCTGACCCGCACGATCTTCAGCTGTTGCGCAGCGGACGCCCAGTTCGTGAAGGTACGCGTCCACGGCGTCGCGCCCCCGCCCGCCGACACCTGGGTCACCGTCACCGGCACCTGGCACCCCGCCGGTACCCTCGGCACCGGCTCCGCCCAGGCGGCCCTCGACGCCGAGACCGTCGAAGAGGTCCCCCGCCCGACCAACGGCTACACCGACGCCCTCCCCCTCACCGGCTCCTGAGTCCCGAGCAGTCCCGAAGAGTCCCGAAGGACCCGACAGTCGGAGAGGAGAACGGTGCTCCCCTTCTTCGTCTACGGCACCCTCCGCCCCGGCGAGCCCAACCACGACCTCTTCCTCCACGGCCGCACCGACACCGAGAGGCCGGCCCTGGTGGGCGGCATGGTCCTGTACGACGGCCCCGGCTACCCGTACGCGGTGGAGGAGACCGGAGCGGAGCCCGGGGAGGGGGCACGGTGAGCGGCGACCTCGTCACCGTCCGGCCCGATGCCTACGCCGAACTTCTGCGCACCCTGGACCAGTTGGAGGAGTACGCGCCGGGTGACCCCGCGAACCTCTACGAGCGCGTGGAACGAGCGGCGACGCTCGATGACGGCACGGCGGTCCGCGCCTGGGTGTACGTCGCCGCTCCGGCCGTCGCCGCCGGGCTACGGGCCCGGGGAAGCTGATCGAAGGCGGTGACTGGCGCACGCGGCGCTGAGCCGGCGGCTGCCGGTGGCTGGTGCCGCGGCAGGCGACGTTCGCCCCGTCGCGGCACAAGTGGCCGCTCGCGCGGCCCCCGGCGCTCTCAGGGCGCGGCCGGTGTCAGCCGCGGCAACAGGACCGGCGGGGCTTCGGGCAGGCTCAGCCGGAGTCGTCCGTCCGGCCGGGGAGACCGAGCGGCCAGAAGGGTCCCCGACGGGACCTCCGACTCCCCTCCTCAGTCCCCCACTGCCTCCACCCGCACCGCGCACGCCTTGAACTCCGGCATGCGTGAGGTCGGATCGAGGGCGGGGTTGGTGAGGGTGTTGGCGCGGCCCTCGCCCGGCCAGTGGAAGGGCATGAAGACCGTGTCGGGGCGGATGGTCGTCGTGATGCGGGCGGGGGCCACGGCCCGGCCCCGGCGGGAGACCACGGCCACCGGATCGCCCTCCGCGGCGCCGACCCGCTCGGCGAGCCGGGGGTGCAGTTCCACGAACGGGCCGGGCGCGGCGGCGTTCAGCTCGTCGACCCGCCGGGTCTGGGCGCCCGACTGGTACTGGGCGACGACGCGCCCGGTGGTGAGCAGCACCGGATACTCGGCGTCCGGCTCCTCGGCCACCGCCCGGTGCACGACGGGCACGAACCGCGCCCGGCCGTCGTCCGTGGCGAACCGGTCGAGGAAGAGGCGCGGTGTACCGGGATGGACCTCGTCGGCCGGGGCGGGGCAGGGCCAGAACACCCCGTTCTCCTCCGCCAGCCGCCGGTAGGTGATCCCCGAGTAGTCGGCGGGCCCGCCCGCGCTGGCCCGGCGCAGTTCGCCGAAGACCTCCTCGGCGTCGGTCGGGAATCCCTTCTCGACGCCGAGCCGGTCGGCCAGCTCGTGCATGACCTCCAGGTCGCTGCGGACGCCCTCGGGCGGGGTGATCGCGCGTCGCCGCAGCAGCACCCGGCCCTCCAGGTTGGTGGTCGTGCCGGTCTCCTCCGCCCACTGGGTCACCGGCAGCACGACGTCCGCGAGTTCCGCCGTCTCCGACAGCACGACGTCGCACACCGCCAGGAAGTCCAGCGACTTGATCCGCTCCTCGATGTGCGCGGCCCGGGGCGCCGACACCACCGGGTTGGAGCCCATCAGCAGCAGGGACCTGATGTCGGTGCCGAGCGCGTCGAGCAGCTCGTAGGCGCTGCGCCCGGGGCCGGGCAGGCTCTCCGGGTCCACGCCCCAGACCTCGGCGACGTGCCGCCGCGCCTCGGGGTCGACCAGCTTGCGGTAGCCGGGCAACTGGTCGGCCTTCTGGCCGTGTTCGCGTCCGCCCTGCCCGTTGCCCTGTCCGGTGAGACAGCCGTACCCGGACAGCGGCCGGCCGGCCCGGCCCGTCGCCAGCGTGAGATTGATCCACGCGCCGACCGTGTCCGTGCCCTTGGACTGCTGCTCGGGCCCGCGCGCGGTGAGCACCATCGCGTGCTCCGGCTCGCAGAACAGCCCTACCGCCTCGCGGAGTTCGGGAACGGACACCCCCGTGATCCGTTCCACGTACTCCGGCCAGTGCGCCATGGCCGCTGCCCGCGTCTCCTCCCACCCGCTGGTCCGCTCGCGGATGTACTCCTCGTCCGTCCGTCCCTCGGCCACGATCAGATGCAACAGGCCGAGAGCCAGGGCGAGATCGCTGCCGGGGCGCGGCGCCAGATGCAGGTCGGCCTGTTCGGCCGTGCGGGTGCGGCGCGGATCGATGACGATCAACGTGCCGCCGTTGTCGCGCAGTTCCGTCAGATACCGCAGCGCCGGCGGCATGGTCTCCGCGAGGTTGGAGCCGACGAGGACGACACACCCCGTCTTCGGGATGTCCTCCAGCGGGAACGGCAGCCCCCGGTCCAGCCCGAAGGCCTTCATCCCGGCAGCCGCCGCCGAGGACATGCAGAAGCGGCCGTTGTAGTCGATCTGCGAGGTGCCGAGCACCACCCGCGCGAACTTGCCGAGCAGATACGCCTTCTCGTTGGTGAGCCCGCCGCCGCCGAACACTCCGCACGCGTCCGGGCCATGCTCCGTACGCGTGCGGGTGAGCCCCTCGGCGATCCGGTCGAGTGCCTCGTCCCAGGAGGCGGGCTCCAGGACGCCCGCCCTTCTGACCAAGGGACTGGTCAGCCTGACCCGGGACGAGAGCACCGCCGGCGCCGTACGGCCCTTGCCGCACAGCGCTCCCCGGTTCACCGGGAAGTCCGCGCGCTCCGTGACCACTGCGACACCGTCGGACCCGTCCGCACCGGGCGTCAGGTTCATCCCGCACTGCAGGGCGCAGTACGGGCAGTGGGTGGGCGTCGCGGAGTTCGGCATACCGCTCAGCGTGCGTCGGGCGTGTTACGCGCCGCGACGCTCCCCGTTACGCGACCGGCACGGGGACCTCCCGGCGGCCCCGGGCCCGGCGTGAGGAGCCGGCCCGACGACGTCCCGGCTCTGGCACCGTATGTGGTCGCTCCACCGCTGACCGTCCACGCGTTCGGGCCCCGCGTGCCAAGAACCACG
Coding sequences:
- a CDS encoding permease, encoding MFDPFIRQRGVGMQKTDEPAEGPVPAEVAGAAEAETAVVVLKGTAGTATGNAGTATGNAGTATGDEASPDEAAAHGWPRHWPLLLLGAAVLPGVALFAVGRWMEEPAVQAWRTVCLSIAVQALPFLLLGTALSGAINAFVPARVFTRLLPRKPALAVPVAGAAGVVLPGCECASVPVASSLIGRGVNPAAAFAFLLSAPAVNPIVLTSTAVAFPGSPAMVLARLLASLVTAAAMGWLWLWLGRAEWLKPVARHTGHRPGHSRWNEFRLGFQHDFLHAGGFLVVGAMAAATFNVLVPRSVLDTFADSPWLSVLFLAALAILLSVCSEADAFVAASLTGFSPTARLTFMVVGPMVDLKLIALQTGTFGRAFAFRFSAATVVVAVTASVLIGAVLL
- a CDS encoding TIGR03943 family protein, with amino-acid sequence MRRPLQALLLLLSGLGLLHATLLTDHYLRYVKEGMYPFLVASGVLLLLLGGLEAWSVWRPEGTNAHETHEGDQEGEGSDHGHDHSTPPRVAWLLFLPALSLLFYAPPAIGAYTASREAPKAVAVTEQDGFDPLPTTSPLPMTLTDFTRRVQQDRDRAIDGRTVLMTGFVTPDTEGADGEGGWYLTRTIFSCCAADAQFVKVRVHGVAPPPADTWVTVTGTWHPAGTLGTGSAQAALDAETVEEVPRPTNGYTDALPLTGS
- a CDS encoding molybdopterin oxidoreductase family protein, which gives rise to MPNSATPTHCPYCALQCGMNLTPGADGSDGVAVVTERADFPVNRGALCGKGRTAPAVLSSRVRLTSPLVRRAGVLEPASWDEALDRIAEGLTRTRTEHGPDACGVFGGGGLTNEKAYLLGKFARVVLGTSQIDYNGRFCMSSAAAAGMKAFGLDRGLPFPLEDIPKTGCVVLVGSNLAETMPPALRYLTELRDNGGTLIVIDPRRTRTAEQADLHLAPRPGSDLALALGLLHLIVAEGRTDEEYIRERTSGWEETRAAAMAHWPEYVERITGVSVPELREAVGLFCEPEHAMVLTARGPEQQSKGTDTVGAWINLTLATGRAGRPLSGYGCLTGQGNGQGGREHGQKADQLPGYRKLVDPEARRHVAEVWGVDPESLPGPGRSAYELLDALGTDIRSLLLMGSNPVVSAPRAAHIEERIKSLDFLAVCDVVLSETAELADVVLPVTQWAEETGTTTNLEGRVLLRRRAITPPEGVRSDLEVMHELADRLGVEKGFPTDAEEVFGELRRASAGGPADYSGITYRRLAEENGVFWPCPAPADEVHPGTPRLFLDRFATDDGRARFVPVVHRAVAEEPDAEYPVLLTTGRVVAQYQSGAQTRRVDELNAAAPGPFVELHPRLAERVGAAEGDPVAVVSRRGRAVAPARITTTIRPDTVFMPFHWPGEGRANTLTNPALDPTSRMPEFKACAVRVEAVGD